A single Drosophila miranda strain MSH22 chromosome XR, D.miranda_PacBio2.1, whole genome shotgun sequence DNA region contains:
- the LOC108151831 gene encoding uncharacterized protein LOC108151831 encodes MADDDDKPKKHTLDTLFIVYCNYKVIATELENEEFDCILLSQIDAWIEQAKLMPNPITRTQTGLIYMRYKKWRLEFEDFVELLTQLASENDLVFDEFKQLLVEAGPPTGATDIVMVK; translated from the exons ATGGCTGATGACGATGATAAACCCAAGAAGCATACCCTGGACACGCTATTTATAGTGTACTGCAACTATAAG GTTATTGCAACGGAGCTGGAGAACGAGGAGTTTGACTGCATTCTTCTCTCGCAAATCGATGCCTGGATAGAGCAGGCCAAGCTAATGCCTAATCCCATAACTCGAACACAGACTGGTCTCATCTACATGCGCTATAA GAAGTGGCGGTTGGAATTCGAGGACTTTGTTGAGCTGCTTACGCAATTGGCCTCCGAAAACGACCTGGTCTTTGACGAGTTCAAGCAGCTCCTAGTCGAAGCTGGTCCTCCGACCGGTGCCACCGATATCGTCATGGTCAAGTAG
- the LOC108151828 gene encoding calpain-B, whose amino-acid sequence MYGIDNYPKNYHASGIGLVNLAALGYSKNEVSGGNSENAKPKAGLYPSLPYPSSESVGGMPYVVKQQASHSQNASYPGMSVGISMPTPGPSAPYASAAPYPGAAPYPGAAPYPGAGLYPSLPSASSSLPYPSAPLAPYPSSMPYPSMPQPGLPYPSAPLAPYPNANTVFPSMPMPYAPLPTSPAPQQAGGFPSLPYPTAPPPASAPTQEEEPSVGIAELSFTSVKVPENQNMFWMGRKATSTRQTSIRGDDFASLRDSCVINGTMFEDPDFPANNASLMFSKRPDRYIEWLRPGDIVGDPQFFVEGYSRFDVQQGELGDCWLLAAAANLTQDSTLFFRVIPPDQSFQENYAGIFHFKFWQYGKWVEVVIDDRLPTYNGELIYMHSTERNEFWSALLEKAYAKLHGSYEALKGGTTCEAMEDFTGGVTEWYDIKEAPPNLFSIMMKAAERGSMMGCSLEPDPHVLEAETREGLIRGHAYSITKVCLMDISTPNRQGKMPMIRMRNPWGNDAEWSGPWSDSSPEWRFIPEHVKEEIGLNFDRDGEFWMSFQDFLNHFDRVEICNLNPDSLTEDQQNSSRRKWEMSMFEGEWTSGVTAGGCRNFLETFWHNPQYVISLEDPDDGDDDGKCTVIVALMQKNRRSKRKVGIDCLTIGFAIYHLTDRDLQVKPQALNFFKYRASVARSPHFINTREVCARFKLPPGHYLIVPSTFDPNEEGEFIIRVFSETMNNMEENDDEVGFGDTDDRIAPALPPPTPKEEDDPQRIALRRLFDSVAGSDEEVDWQELKRILDHSMRDVMMGTDGFSKDAVRSMVAMLDKDRSGRLGFDEFEALLTDIAKWRAVFKLYDTRRTGSIDGFHLRGALNSAGYHLNNRLLNALAHRYGSHEGQIPFDDFLMCAIKVRTFIEMFRERDTDNSDTAFFNLDDWLERTIYS is encoded by the exons atgtACGGTATTGATAATTACCCCAAGAATTATCATGCCAGTGGCATTGGACTTGTCAATTTGGCAGCTTTGGGCTACAGCAAGAATGAAGTCAGCGGCGGGAACTCGGAGAACGCAAAGCCGAAGGCAGGGCTCTACCCTTCGCTGCCATACCCCTCATCCGAGTCCGTGGGTGGCATGCCATATGTTGTAAAGCAGCAGGCGAGTCACTCACAGAATGCCTCGTACCCGGGAATGAGCGTCGGGATAAGCATGCCAACGCCTGGACCATCGGCCCCGTATGCAAGTGCCGCGCCATATCCAGGTGCCGCACCATATCCAGGTGCCGCGCCATATCCAGGAGCCGGTCTGTATCCCAGTTTACCGTCTGCATCTTCATCGTTGCCGTATCCATCTGCGCCCCTGGCACCGTATCCCTCGTCGATGCCGTATCCGAGCATGCCACAACCTGGACTTCCGTATCCATCCGCTCCACTGGCCCCGTATCCAAATGCGAATACTGTATTTCCGAGCATGCCAATGCCTTACGCCCCCCTGCCAACAAGTCCAGCTCCCCAGCAGGCTGGCGGTTTCCCGTCCTTGCCTTACCCGACAGCGCCGCCACCAGCCAGTGCGCCCACACAAGAGGAGGAGCCGTCTGTGGGAATTGCCGAGCTGAGCTTCACCAGCGTCAAGGTGCCGGAGAATCAGAATATGTTTTGGATGGGCCGCAAGGCTACCAGCACCCGGCAGACAAGCATTCGAGGCGATGACTTTGCCTCGCTCCGCGACTCTTGCGTGATCAATGGGACGATGTTCGAGGATCCCGACTTCCCGGCCAACAATGCCTCCTTAATGTTCTCCAAACGTCCCGATCGCTACATTGAATGGCTTCGCCCGGGCGACATTGTGGGCGATCCACAGTTCTTTGTAGAGGGCTACTCACGCTTCGACGTCCAGCAGGGCGAGCTTGGAGATTGCTGGCTTTTGGCCGCTGCGGCGAATCTCACTCAGGACTCCACGTTGTTTTTCCGCGTCATCCCACCGGACCAGAGCTTCCAGGAGAACTATGCCGGCATATTCCACTTCAAGTTTTGGCAGTACGGCAAATGGGTGGAGGTGGTCATCGATGATCGCTTGCCCACCTACAACGGCGAGCTGATCTACATGCACTCCACGGAGAGGAACGAATTCTGGAGTGCCCTGTTAGAGAAGGCCTACGCCAAGCTACATGGCTCCTACGAGGCTCTCAAGG GTGGCACCACTTGCGAGGCAATGGAGGACTTCACCGGCGGCGTTACCGAATGGTACGACATCAAGGAGGCTCCACCAAATCTATTCAGCATCATGATGAAGGCCGCCGAACGTGGCTCGATGATGGGCTGCTCCCTGGAGCCGGATCCCCATGTCCTGGAGGCCGAGACACGCGAGGGTCTGATTCGTGGACACGCGTACTCCATCACCAAAGTCTGCCTCATGGATATATCGACGCCGAATCGCCAGGGCAAGATGCCAATGATCCGAATGAGGAATCCATGGGGCAACGACGCTGAGTGGAGCGGTCCGTGGAGTGACAGTTCGCCCGAGTGGCGTTTCATTCCAGAGCATGTAAAGGAAGAGATTGGTCTGAACTTTGATCGCGACGGCGAGTTTTGGATGTCCTTCCAGGATTTCCTGAATCACTTTGATCGTGTGGAGATCTGCAACTTAAACCCGGACTCGCTGACGGAAGATCAACAAAACAGTTCGCGCCGGAAGTGGGAGATGTCGATGTTTGAGGGCGAATGGACCTCGGGAGTGACGGCCGGGGGATGCCGCAACTTCTTGGAGACGTTCTGGCACAATCCGCAGTACGTAATTTCGCTAGAGGATCCCGACGACGGGGATGACGACGGCAAGTGCACAGTCATTGTGGCCCTGATGCAGAAGAATCGTCGCAGCAAGCGCAAAGTGGGCATCGACTGCCTCACCATTGGCTTTGCCATCTACCATCTCACGGACCGCGACCTTCAGGTAAAGCCGCAGGCTCTAAACTTCTTCAAGTATCGCGCCTCGGTGGCACGTTCTCCGCATTTCATCAACACGCGTGAGGTGTGCGCCCGCTTCAAGCTGCCGCCTGGACACTATCTGATCGTGCCCTCAACCTTTGACCCCAACGAGGAGGGAGAGTTTATCATTCGCGTCTTCTCCGAGACAATGAATAACATGGAGGAGAATGACGATGAGGTCGGCTTCGGAGATACAGACGATCGCATTGCTCCCGCTTTGCCGCCACCCACCCCCAAGGAAGAGGATGATCCTCAGCGCATCGCCCTGCGACGCCTCTTCGACAGCGTGGCCGGAAGCGACGAGGAGGTGGACTGGCAGGAGCTTAAGCGCATTCTGGACCACTCAATGCGCGATGTTATGATGGGCACTGATGGCTTCTCCAAGGATGCTGTGCGTTCAATGGTGGCCATGCTGGACAAGGATCGCTCTGGCCGCCTGGGTTTCGATGAGTTCGAGGCTCTGCTGACGGACATTGCCAAGTGGCGGGCCGTCTTCAAGCTGTACGACACCCGGCGTACCGGCAGCATCGATGGCTTCCATTTGCGCGGAGCCCTCAATTCGGCTGGCTATCATCTGAACAACCGACTACTCAATGCCTTGGCGCATCGCTACGGCTCCCATGAGGGACAGATACCGTTCGATGACTTCCTGATGTGTGCCATCAAAGTGAGGACCTTCATCGAGATGTTCCGCGAACGGGACACGGACAATTCCGATACGGCCTTCTTCAACCTGGACGATTGGCTCGAGCGCACCATATACTCATAG